In Stutzerimonas stutzeri, a genomic segment contains:
- a CDS encoding iron transporter yields the protein MRIPATLAVASLLLTPLAQAKEYPIGEPQQCGGMEIGAVYLQPVEMEPAGMMLDAAKSDVHLEADIAAMENNPNGWQEGSFVSYLNIRYALTKKGSDENIEGDFHPMVANDGPHYGDNVKLMGPGKYQLTFIVSPPDGKHSMFGRHVDKETGVAPWFKTCELKYEFTYAGIGKKGGY from the coding sequence ATGCGCATTCCCGCTACCCTCGCCGTTGCTTCGTTGCTACTCACTCCTCTCGCTCAAGCCAAGGAATATCCCATCGGCGAACCGCAGCAGTGCGGCGGCATGGAAATCGGTGCCGTTTACCTGCAACCGGTCGAAATGGAACCGGCCGGCATGATGCTGGACGCTGCCAAATCCGACGTGCACCTGGAAGCCGACATCGCCGCCATGGAAAACAACCCCAACGGCTGGCAGGAAGGCAGCTTTGTCTCCTACCTGAACATCCGTTACGCGCTGACCAAGAAGGGCTCGGACGAGAACATCGAAGGTGACTTCCATCCGATGGTTGCCAACGACGGCCCGCACTACGGCGATAACGTCAAGCTGATGGGTCCGGGCAAGTACCAACTGACCTTCATCGTCTCGCCGCCGGACGGCAAGCACAGCATGTTCGGCCGCCACGTCGACAAAGAAACGGGCGTCGCGCCATGGTTCAAGACCTGTGAGCTGAAGTACGAGTTCACCTACGCCGGCATCGGTAAGAAAGGCGGCTACTGA
- the mdtD gene encoding multidrug transporter subunit MdtD, which translates to MPQAVALDARSARVLPWLVAIAFFMQTLDGTILNTALPAMARDLAEDPLRMQGVVIAYMLTVALLIPASGWVADRFGTRRIFFFAIVLFTLGSLLCAMSASFNQLVMSRVVQAVGGALMLPVGRLVVLRAYPRSEFVRVMTFIALPGMVGPLIGPTLGGWLVEYASWHWIFLINLPVGLIGCIAALRFMPDLKSAERMRFDTFGFLLFGGAMVLITIALEGLGEMQMPHARVLLLMMMGSACLAAYWLRAGHVDEPLFSPTLFHTRSFAVGIFGNLFARLGSGALPFLLPLLLQVALGYSPAQAGMSMIPLALGAMLIKPLAKPLIDRLGYRRILVGNTLLLGSLIASLAMIDAHTPTALLLLQLSLIGVVNSMQFTAMNTVTLVGLSNQNASSGNSLLSVVVQLSMSLGVASAGALLGGFTVPGADGEAVLEAFQLTFLCIGGMSMLAAALFFQLDSKQVMAARLIDDE; encoded by the coding sequence ATGCCTCAAGCCGTCGCACTGGATGCTCGATCCGCCCGTGTACTGCCCTGGCTGGTCGCCATCGCGTTCTTCATGCAGACCCTCGATGGCACCATTCTCAATACCGCACTGCCCGCGATGGCGCGTGATTTGGCCGAAGACCCGCTACGCATGCAAGGCGTGGTTATTGCCTACATGCTCACCGTGGCGCTGTTGATTCCAGCGTCGGGATGGGTTGCGGACCGCTTCGGTACCCGCCGCATCTTTTTCTTCGCCATCGTGTTGTTCACGCTCGGCTCGCTGCTCTGCGCGATGAGCGCAAGTTTCAACCAGTTGGTGATGTCACGTGTGGTGCAGGCTGTCGGGGGCGCGCTGATGCTGCCAGTCGGGCGCCTGGTCGTGCTGCGCGCATATCCGCGCAGCGAGTTCGTACGGGTGATGACCTTCATTGCGTTGCCGGGTATGGTCGGCCCGCTGATCGGCCCGACCCTCGGCGGCTGGCTGGTCGAATATGCATCCTGGCACTGGATCTTCCTGATCAATCTGCCAGTCGGGTTGATCGGCTGCATTGCCGCGCTTCGCTTCATGCCTGATTTGAAGAGTGCCGAGCGGATGCGCTTCGATACGTTCGGCTTCCTGCTATTTGGTGGCGCGATGGTGCTGATCACCATTGCACTCGAAGGCTTGGGCGAGATGCAGATGCCTCACGCCCGCGTTCTGTTGCTGATGATGATGGGCAGCGCCTGCCTGGCGGCTTATTGGTTGCGCGCCGGGCATGTCGACGAACCCTTGTTCAGCCCGACGTTGTTTCATACTCGCAGCTTCGCTGTCGGCATCTTCGGCAACCTGTTCGCGCGTCTGGGCAGTGGGGCGTTGCCTTTCCTGCTGCCTTTATTGCTACAGGTTGCGCTGGGTTATTCGCCGGCGCAGGCGGGCATGAGCATGATTCCGTTGGCGCTCGGTGCGATGTTGATCAAGCCCCTGGCCAAACCGCTGATCGACCGGCTGGGTTACCGACGGATCCTGGTGGGCAATACCTTGTTGTTGGGCAGCCTGATTGCCAGCCTCGCGATGATCGATGCACACACCCCGACAGCGCTTCTGCTGTTGCAGCTGAGCCTGATCGGCGTGGTCAATTCGATGCAGTTCACCGCGATGAATACCGTGACCCTGGTCGGGCTCAGCAACCAGAACGCCAGCAGCGGCAACAGCCTGCTATCGGTGGTGGTGCAGTTGTCGATGAGTCTGGGCGTGGCATCGGCGGGTGCATTGCTGGGTGGCTTCACGGTCCCGGGCGCCGACGGCGAGGCCGTGTTGGAAGCGTTCCAACTGACATTCCTGTGCATTGGTGGGATGTCGATGCTGGCCGCCGCATTGTTCTTTCAGCTGGACAGCAAGCAGGTCATGGCTGCCCGGCTCATCGACGACGAGTGA
- a CDS encoding AMP-binding protein, which yields MRDYATAASEFDYHQTVSAILSGDLSAMNACVECCDRHADSAKIALIWEGRDGQRATWTFAQLKEAAARFANLLHSYGIRPGDTVAGLLPRTPELLVTILGTWRVGAIYQPLFTAFGPKAVEHRIKESGAKMVVTDAGNSEKLDAIAAAPHRLVVGEGAEDFWSQVNRQSSEFEPVLLSSEAPFLAMFTSGTTGPAKQLHVPLKAIVAFVTYMRDAIDLRPEDNFWNIADPGWAYGLYYAVTGPLAMGHATLFYEGGFTVDSTCRVVSEYGITNMAGSPTAFRLLLAARDEVEGKIKGRLRAVSSAGEPLTPEVIRWFSSGLDCTIHDHYGQTELGMVLCNHHALSHAVSIGTAGYAMPGHRVVVLDDQQRELEPGTPGILALDRRRSPLLWFSGYVGAQTKAFVGDYYLSGDTVELNANGSISFVGRADDVITTSGYRVGPFDVESALVEHPAVIEAAVIGKPDPERTELVKAFVVLHANHQGDNALAEQLQQHVRQRLSAHAYPREIEFVTELPKTPSGKIQRFLLRDREKTAQQSSAAVQA from the coding sequence ATGCGCGACTATGCCACCGCGGCCAGCGAGTTCGATTACCACCAGACGGTCTCGGCCATCCTGTCCGGCGATCTGTCCGCCATGAATGCCTGCGTCGAATGCTGCGACCGTCACGCGGACTCAGCCAAAATCGCCCTGATCTGGGAAGGACGCGACGGCCAGCGAGCCACCTGGACTTTCGCGCAACTCAAAGAAGCCGCCGCGCGCTTCGCCAACCTCTTGCACAGCTACGGCATCAGGCCCGGCGATACCGTTGCCGGTCTGCTGCCGCGCACCCCCGAACTGCTGGTCACCATCCTCGGTACCTGGCGTGTGGGTGCCATTTATCAGCCGCTGTTTACCGCCTTTGGCCCTAAAGCAGTCGAGCATCGGATCAAGGAATCCGGTGCGAAGATGGTCGTAACCGACGCAGGCAACAGCGAGAAGCTGGACGCCATCGCGGCGGCACCGCACCGACTCGTGGTCGGAGAGGGTGCTGAAGACTTCTGGTCCCAGGTGAATCGCCAGTCGTCCGAGTTCGAGCCGGTGCTGTTGAGTAGTGAGGCGCCTTTTCTGGCGATGTTCACCTCCGGCACCACCGGGCCGGCGAAACAGCTCCACGTGCCGCTCAAGGCCATCGTCGCTTTCGTCACCTACATGCGCGATGCGATCGACCTTCGCCCCGAAGACAACTTCTGGAATATCGCCGATCCGGGCTGGGCGTATGGCCTGTACTACGCCGTCACCGGACCACTGGCCATGGGGCACGCCACGCTGTTCTACGAAGGTGGCTTCACCGTCGACAGCACCTGTCGCGTAGTGAGCGAATACGGCATCACCAACATGGCGGGCTCGCCCACCGCTTTCCGCTTGTTGCTGGCGGCCCGCGACGAGGTGGAAGGCAAGATCAAGGGTCGCCTGCGCGCCGTGAGTAGCGCTGGCGAGCCACTCACGCCCGAGGTCATCCGTTGGTTCAGCAGCGGCCTCGACTGCACCATTCACGATCACTACGGGCAGACCGAGCTTGGCATGGTGCTGTGCAATCATCACGCACTGAGCCATGCGGTCAGCATTGGCACCGCCGGTTATGCCATGCCCGGCCACCGCGTCGTGGTGCTGGACGATCAACAGCGCGAGCTGGAACCGGGCACGCCCGGCATATTGGCGCTGGACCGTCGCCGATCGCCGCTGCTCTGGTTCTCAGGCTACGTGGGCGCCCAGACCAAGGCGTTCGTCGGCGACTACTACCTGAGCGGCGACACCGTCGAGTTGAATGCCAATGGCAGCATCAGCTTCGTCGGCCGCGCCGATGATGTGATCACCACGTCCGGTTACCGCGTCGGTCCATTCGATGTCGAGAGCGCACTGGTCGAGCATCCGGCCGTGATCGAAGCGGCTGTCATCGGCAAGCCGGACCCGGAACGTACCGAACTGGTAAAGGCCTTCGTCGTGCTGCATGCCAACCACCAGGGCGACAACGCATTGGCCGAACAACTGCAGCAACATGTACGTCAACGCCTGTCCGCGCATGCCTATCCGCGTGAGATCGAATTCGTCACCGAACTTCCGAAAACGCCGAGCGGCAAGATCCAGCGCTTCCTGCTGCGTGATCGGGAAAAGACTGCACAGCAGTCATCCGCAGCCGTGCAGGCCTAA
- a CDS encoding GlxA family transcriptional regulator has product MKSARTFSDSLQGRNINPPRHEAVLESSVSRVGFLLLSNFSLPSFTQSLDTLVTANLIRANSFEFVIFGLTEEDVMSDLGIPIGVTQVIDAADTVQLDALIICGGLRTPCSMTQHLCEILKKAAARGVVLGGLWNGAWFLAEAGLLDGYRCAIHPEQRLALTEIAPTTQVTNVTHMVDRDRLTAASPNGAFYMLLEWIRGLYDCGLVNGIVDILAFDMTRVRAVTGSRYRNLASSLQEVISLMEANLEDPLQVDQLAHYAGKSRRQIERLFSEQLGTTPQRHYLELRITEARRLLQHSSLSVIEVGLACGFVTSSHFSKCYTEYFGHRPSKEIKLDRRMDHLYRKAP; this is encoded by the coding sequence ATGAAGTCCGCGCGCACGTTCAGTGACAGTTTGCAGGGCCGAAACATCAACCCTCCCCGGCACGAGGCAGTTCTCGAAAGCAGCGTGTCGAGAGTCGGTTTCCTGCTGCTTAGCAACTTCTCGCTACCCTCGTTCACCCAGTCGCTCGACACGCTGGTGACCGCCAACCTTATCCGAGCCAACTCATTCGAGTTCGTCATCTTTGGTCTGACCGAAGAGGATGTCATGAGTGATCTGGGGATACCGATTGGTGTCACCCAGGTCATAGACGCAGCCGATACGGTGCAGCTTGATGCGTTGATCATCTGTGGCGGTCTGCGAACCCCCTGCAGCATGACGCAGCATTTGTGTGAAATTCTGAAGAAGGCTGCCGCCCGCGGCGTGGTGCTGGGAGGGCTGTGGAACGGCGCTTGGTTTCTGGCCGAAGCCGGTCTACTGGATGGATACCGGTGCGCAATCCATCCGGAACAGCGTCTGGCATTGACCGAAATAGCGCCCACTACTCAAGTAACCAATGTCACTCACATGGTGGATCGAGACCGACTGACAGCCGCCAGTCCCAACGGCGCCTTCTACATGCTTTTGGAATGGATCAGAGGGCTGTACGACTGCGGGCTCGTGAACGGGATCGTGGACATCCTGGCGTTCGACATGACCCGTGTGCGTGCGGTCACCGGTTCGCGCTACCGAAACCTTGCATCCTCCCTCCAGGAGGTGATCAGCCTGATGGAAGCCAATCTGGAGGACCCGTTGCAGGTGGATCAACTTGCCCACTACGCAGGCAAGTCTCGTCGGCAGATCGAGCGACTCTTCAGTGAGCAGCTCGGCACTACACCTCAGCGCCACTATCTCGAACTTCGTATAACCGAAGCTCGACGATTGCTGCAGCACTCTTCGCTTTCAGTCATTGAGGTCGGTCTGGCATGTGGCTTCGTGACATCGAGCCATTTCAGCAAATGCTACACCGAGTACTTCGGCCACAGGCCTTCGAAGGAGATCAAGCTGGATAGACGGATGGATCATCTCTATCGAAAAGCCCCATGA
- a CDS encoding tetratricopeptide repeat protein, whose amino-acid sequence MLGIIWDTRPKEEGGQRWYHLFPDSPSMSHGEPAVTSKDPLHWTGIYFNWNSRCASCHSTDLKKGYASSENRYDTQWSEISVGCEACHGPATSHLAWVSQQEGSRQSHAGFGVSLVDEGIWKTVQDISQGDATSPTLKRSGPRADVQMQQCASCHSRRLELGQPDPRISYYDTHLLSLLEPPLYHADGQVRDEVFEWGSFLQSKMHHEGVTCSNCHNPHSLHLKAEGNALCTQCHSAAVFDAPKHHNHPTESTGSFCVNCHMPSTTFMGVDTRRDHSLRIPRPEQSAAVGAPDACTQCHSDQDAAWAQSNIESWLNATGKKLAKHPFAEAFHAADSGHADAGPQLLSIAQDASLPAIARGSAILRHAPFHNQQSVEALSKLLSDPEPLVRLGALRSMNTLPLQLRYQVLAPHLGEQTMSLRVEIARLLAGLELNQIDARHKKQLDALYDDFIQVATYNGDTPESLISLGQFYIDRQEYEAAETALNQAVAVAPRHENALLSLADFYRRTARDAAAAPLLERAVTAAPDSPAGHYAMGLFHVRQQDYEAAANALRVATELASADPRYAYTYALALDKLGRTSEAVGFLRQWSEAHEPDPKVNQVLSGLLAKQQK is encoded by the coding sequence GTGCTCGGCATCATCTGGGACACGCGCCCAAAAGAGGAAGGCGGTCAGCGCTGGTATCACCTGTTCCCCGACTCGCCAAGCATGAGCCACGGTGAACCTGCGGTGACCAGCAAGGATCCGCTCCACTGGACTGGCATCTACTTCAACTGGAACAGCCGCTGCGCCAGCTGCCACTCGACCGATCTCAAAAAGGGATACGCATCTTCAGAGAATCGCTACGACACGCAGTGGTCGGAAATCAGCGTGGGTTGCGAAGCCTGTCATGGCCCGGCTACATCTCATCTGGCCTGGGTATCTCAGCAGGAAGGCAGCCGGCAATCGCATGCGGGTTTCGGGGTCTCGCTGGTGGACGAGGGTATTTGGAAAACGGTGCAGGACATCTCTCAGGGCGATGCAACTTCGCCAACGCTCAAACGCAGTGGGCCGCGCGCAGATGTTCAGATGCAGCAATGTGCGAGCTGCCACTCGCGCCGGCTGGAACTTGGCCAGCCGGACCCACGAATCAGCTACTACGACACCCACCTGCTCAGCTTGCTCGAGCCCCCTCTTTATCATGCCGATGGGCAGGTCCGAGACGAAGTCTTCGAATGGGGCTCATTTCTCCAGAGCAAAATGCACCACGAAGGCGTTACCTGTAGCAACTGCCATAACCCTCACAGCCTCCACCTGAAAGCTGAAGGCAACGCCCTGTGCACTCAGTGCCATAGCGCCGCCGTTTTTGATGCCCCCAAACATCACAACCACCCGACTGAAAGCACCGGCAGTTTTTGCGTCAATTGCCACATGCCCAGCACGACCTTCATGGGCGTCGATACGCGCCGGGACCACAGCCTTCGCATCCCCCGGCCCGAGCAATCTGCTGCCGTAGGTGCGCCCGATGCCTGCACTCAATGTCACTCTGATCAAGATGCTGCTTGGGCTCAAAGCAACATAGAAAGTTGGCTGAACGCGACGGGTAAAAAGCTGGCGAAACATCCGTTCGCCGAGGCTTTTCACGCCGCCGATAGCGGCCATGCTGATGCGGGCCCGCAACTTCTCAGCATTGCTCAAGATGCGTCTCTTCCCGCTATCGCCAGGGGAAGCGCCATCCTTCGCCACGCGCCCTTTCATAACCAGCAAAGCGTGGAAGCGCTGTCGAAGCTGTTGAGTGATCCTGAACCGCTGGTTCGGCTGGGCGCGCTGCGCTCAATGAACACCTTGCCGTTGCAGCTGAGATACCAAGTGCTCGCGCCCCACTTGGGCGAGCAAACGATGTCGCTCAGAGTCGAAATAGCGCGCCTCCTGGCAGGCCTCGAACTCAATCAGATTGACGCCCGGCACAAGAAACAACTGGACGCCCTCTATGATGATTTCATCCAGGTCGCCACTTACAACGGAGACACCCCGGAAAGCCTGATTTCACTGGGCCAGTTCTACATCGATCGACAAGAATATGAAGCGGCCGAAACGGCCTTGAATCAGGCAGTGGCTGTCGCACCGCGGCACGAAAATGCCTTGTTGAGTCTGGCGGACTTCTACAGAAGAACCGCGCGTGACGCCGCAGCCGCCCCGCTGCTTGAACGAGCCGTCACCGCAGCGCCCGATTCGCCCGCGGGGCACTACGCCATGGGCTTGTTCCATGTTCGCCAGCAGGACTATGAGGCCGCTGCAAACGCGCTGCGCGTTGCGACTGAACTCGCCTCCGCTGATCCCCGCTATGCCTATACCTATGCCTTGGCTCTGGACAAGCTGGGACGCACATCGGAAGCCGTGGGCTTCCTTCGACAGTGGAGCGAAGCCCACGAACCCGACCCCAAGGTCAACCAAGTGCTTAGCGGCTTGTTAGCCAAACAGCAAAAATGA
- a CDS encoding glutathione S-transferase family protein yields MTSAYQLYFSPGACSRVSIAALEWVGADYALCPVLLADNQQRQPAYKALNPKEQVPLLVTPEGTLTETVAIALYLHQVYPQAVLLPAASPYDTAIATSWLVWCSSMLHPLIFRARRAGRVHPEAAAHEGIQQVAIEGLTTQFQLAERALSDGRQWLCGSSCSLADLYLLWCFQRAAQSGCEIGNWQALGAWQARAESQPAWARMLQREAQAMSVIEKGASA; encoded by the coding sequence ATGACCAGCGCCTATCAACTCTATTTCTCACCGGGCGCGTGCTCGAGAGTCTCCATTGCAGCGCTCGAGTGGGTTGGCGCCGACTATGCGCTGTGCCCGGTTCTGCTTGCTGACAACCAGCAGCGGCAACCGGCGTACAAGGCGCTGAATCCCAAGGAGCAAGTGCCGTTGCTGGTAACTCCCGAGGGGACGCTTACCGAGACGGTCGCGATCGCGCTGTATCTCCATCAGGTTTATCCCCAGGCCGTTTTGTTGCCTGCCGCCAGCCCCTACGACACGGCCATCGCAACGTCATGGCTGGTCTGGTGCAGTTCAATGTTGCACCCCCTCATATTCCGGGCTCGGAGGGCTGGCCGGGTCCATCCTGAGGCCGCGGCGCATGAGGGAATTCAGCAGGTTGCGATAGAGGGCCTCACCACTCAGTTCCAGCTCGCTGAGCGCGCATTGAGTGATGGCCGGCAGTGGTTGTGTGGTTCGAGCTGTTCCCTGGCTGATCTGTATCTGCTGTGGTGTTTTCAGCGGGCGGCGCAGAGCGGTTGCGAGATTGGCAATTGGCAGGCCCTGGGCGCGTGGCAGGCGCGTGCGGAATCGCAACCCGCCTGGGCTCGCATGCTCCAGCGCGAAGCCCAGGCCATGTCGGTGATTGAAAAGGGAGCCTCGGCATGA
- a CDS encoding WD40/YVTN/BNR-like repeat-containing protein yields the protein MNLGLSKRLISGIGVLAAITVLAQATLAAPVGPALDRAALMVRAPQNVALVDMELAGSRIVAVGERGVIIISDDQGASWRQVPVPVSTELTALSFVDERRGWAVGHSGVVLATQDGGETWTKQLDGHQTAQLMLEAAKRSGNERALKEAEWMVADGPDKPFLDVLFQDARHGMLIGAYGLAFATEDGGETWFPITDRFDNPGALHLYALATRGDEIVVAAEQGLVLRSVDAGKSFQALSVPYEGSFFTAALPPTGEIIVAGLRGNALQSRDGGASWTALKAPRNVSANFNSSAVDDAGSVWLANAAGMVFKLNGNRLEMIKSRLRPLNDLLFLENGAALGLSLSGVVPLPVMAQGAKQ from the coding sequence ATGAACCTCGGTCTTTCAAAGCGGCTGATCAGCGGTATCGGTGTTCTCGCGGCGATCACGGTCCTGGCGCAAGCGACTCTAGCGGCTCCTGTCGGGCCGGCGCTCGATCGTGCTGCGCTGATGGTCAGGGCGCCTCAAAACGTTGCACTGGTGGATATGGAGCTTGCCGGATCGCGGATCGTCGCGGTTGGTGAGCGTGGCGTCATCATCATTTCCGATGACCAAGGCGCTTCCTGGCGCCAGGTGCCTGTTCCGGTCAGCACGGAACTGACGGCCTTGAGCTTCGTCGATGAGCGTCGCGGCTGGGCCGTCGGCCACTCGGGCGTGGTATTGGCAACCCAGGATGGGGGCGAGACCTGGACCAAACAGCTGGACGGACACCAAACGGCACAGCTGATGCTCGAAGCCGCGAAGCGGAGCGGTAACGAACGAGCATTGAAAGAAGCCGAGTGGATGGTGGCCGATGGTCCGGACAAGCCCTTTCTGGACGTGCTTTTCCAGGATGCTCGGCACGGCATGCTCATCGGAGCCTACGGCCTTGCCTTTGCCACCGAAGATGGCGGCGAGACCTGGTTTCCGATAACCGATCGCTTCGATAACCCGGGAGCGCTCCATCTCTATGCACTGGCCACACGCGGAGACGAAATCGTGGTCGCTGCTGAGCAAGGTCTGGTGCTTCGCTCCGTTGACGCCGGTAAGTCTTTCCAAGCCTTGAGCGTGCCCTACGAGGGCAGTTTCTTTACCGCTGCACTGCCGCCTACCGGCGAAATCATCGTCGCTGGGCTGCGAGGCAACGCCTTGCAAAGCCGCGATGGTGGCGCTAGCTGGACGGCGCTAAAGGCGCCTCGAAATGTGTCCGCCAATTTCAACAGCTCAGCGGTGGACGACGCGGGATCGGTCTGGTTGGCCAATGCCGCAGGGATGGTTTTCAAACTCAACGGCAATCGCCTTGAAATGATCAAGAGCCGGCTTCGCCCGCTGAACGATCTGTTGTTTCTCGAAAATGGCGCTGCGTTGGGCCTGTCGCTTTCGGGTGTCGTACCGCTGCCTGTCATGGCCCAAGGAGCTAAACAATGA
- a CDS encoding efflux RND transporter permease subunit gives MNVSGPSTTPVDSKHFDPNSGSLIERLLFNNRLLVVLFCALTTALLGWQATKLELNASFEKTIPTQHAYIQHYLQYKNELTGLGNAVRVAVANPDGTIYDKDYLETLRRLNDELFLLPGVDRAFMRSIWTSGTRWFGVTEDGLEGGPVMPQNYDGSAGSLGQIESNVQRSGQIGQLVARDATSSVIYVPLLEKTAEGQPLDYAEFSQALEAMRTKYEAEGVRIHVTGFGKIMGDLIEGVRAVIAFFALAVVIAAAMVFWFTRCLRSTLLVVTASLIAVVWQLGLLPTLGYQLDPYSILVPFLVFAIGMSHGAQKMNGIMQDVGRGLDRLVAARFTFRRLFLAGLTALVADAVGFAVLLTIDIQVIRELAIAASIGVAVLIFTNLILLPILLSYTGVSATAATRSLRAETDVMAGGKKPKLWAALDCFTRRRWASAAVLVGIAMGIGGIVVSGHLKIGDLDPGAPELRPDSRYNRDMAFMNAAYGASSDVLAVMVKVPAGQCAQYETLNKIDALEWQLRQLDGVESTNSLALLNRRLLSGLNEANVKWGAFVPNQQVLNTVTGRAPRGLYNESCDLLTLYVYLRDHKADTLTHVVNYVEAFAQENNTPDVQFMLAAGSAGIEAATNIVVKDAWRQMLFLVYGAVVVLCFITFRSWRAVVVAVLPLVLTSILAEALMVGLGMGVKVATLPVIALGVGIGIDYALYILSVTLAQIRAGKSLSEAYYSALLFTGKVVMLTGFTLAIGVITWVFSPIKFQADMGLLLAFMFVWNMLGALILVPALAHFLLDPARRKASTLTHTPQTCPNAVATYTTPGIRT, from the coding sequence ATGAACGTCTCAGGGCCAAGCACAACGCCTGTCGACTCCAAGCATTTCGACCCCAACTCGGGCTCGCTGATCGAACGGCTGCTGTTCAACAATCGGTTACTGGTCGTCCTGTTCTGCGCGCTGACAACGGCGCTTCTTGGGTGGCAAGCCACCAAGCTGGAGTTGAATGCCAGCTTTGAGAAAACGATCCCGACGCAGCATGCCTATATCCAGCATTACCTTCAGTACAAGAACGAGCTCACCGGTCTGGGCAATGCCGTGCGGGTCGCAGTCGCCAACCCCGACGGGACCATTTACGACAAGGACTACCTCGAGACGCTGCGCAGGTTGAATGACGAGCTGTTCCTGCTACCGGGCGTGGATCGGGCGTTCATGCGCTCGATCTGGACGAGCGGCACCCGCTGGTTCGGTGTGACTGAAGATGGCCTCGAAGGCGGGCCGGTCATGCCGCAGAACTACGACGGCAGCGCCGGAAGTCTCGGTCAGATTGAATCCAATGTTCAGCGCTCCGGGCAGATCGGGCAGCTCGTCGCACGCGATGCTACCTCGTCAGTCATTTACGTACCGTTGCTGGAAAAGACCGCCGAGGGCCAGCCGCTCGACTATGCCGAGTTTTCCCAGGCGCTGGAGGCCATGCGCACCAAATACGAAGCCGAAGGTGTGCGTATTCACGTGACCGGCTTCGGCAAGATCATGGGCGACCTGATCGAGGGCGTACGAGCCGTGATCGCCTTCTTCGCCCTGGCCGTCGTGATCGCCGCCGCGATGGTGTTCTGGTTCACTCGCTGCCTGCGTTCGACCCTGTTGGTGGTGACCGCCTCGCTGATCGCGGTGGTCTGGCAGCTTGGGTTGCTGCCGACGCTTGGCTATCAGCTTGACCCCTACTCGATCCTGGTGCCGTTTCTGGTGTTCGCCATCGGCATGAGCCATGGCGCCCAAAAGATGAACGGCATCATGCAGGACGTGGGTCGCGGCCTGGACCGGCTGGTTGCGGCACGCTTCACCTTTCGCCGACTGTTTCTCGCCGGGCTGACGGCCCTGGTGGCGGACGCCGTTGGCTTCGCCGTGCTGCTGACCATCGACATCCAGGTCATTCGCGAGCTGGCCATCGCCGCATCGATTGGCGTTGCCGTGCTGATTTTCACCAACCTGATTCTTCTGCCGATCCTGCTTTCCTACACAGGCGTCAGCGCCACCGCCGCAACCCGCAGCCTGCGCGCCGAGACGGACGTCATGGCCGGTGGCAAGAAGCCGAAGCTTTGGGCCGCGCTGGATTGTTTTACCCGTCGGCGCTGGGCCAGTGCCGCAGTGCTGGTCGGGATCGCCATGGGCATCGGCGGCATCGTGGTCAGCGGTCATTTGAAAATCGGTGACCTGGATCCGGGCGCCCCTGAGCTGCGTCCGGACAGCCGCTACAACCGCGACATGGCGTTCATGAATGCCGCCTATGGCGCCTCGAGCGATGTGTTGGCGGTCATGGTCAAGGTGCCCGCGGGTCAGTGCGCCCAATATGAAACCTTGAACAAGATCGATGCGCTGGAATGGCAGCTGCGCCAGCTCGATGGGGTGGAAAGCACCAATAGCCTGGCGTTGCTCAACCGCCGCCTGTTGTCTGGTTTGAACGAGGCGAACGTTAAGTGGGGCGCCTTCGTCCCCAATCAACAGGTCCTCAACACCGTGACGGGCCGCGCGCCTCGCGGGCTCTATAACGAGAGCTGCGATCTGCTGACGCTGTACGTCTACCTGCGTGATCACAAGGCCGACACCCTCACGCACGTGGTCAATTACGTCGAGGCGTTCGCCCAGGAAAACAACACGCCCGATGTGCAGTTCATGCTGGCAGCCGGCTCGGCCGGAATCGAGGCGGCGACCAATATTGTGGTCAAGGATGCCTGGCGGCAGATGCTGTTCCTCGTCTACGGCGCGGTCGTGGTGCTGTGCTTCATTACCTTCCGCTCATGGCGGGCAGTGGTCGTCGCCGTCCTGCCGCTGGTGCTGACCTCGATACTGGCCGAGGCACTGATGGTCGGGCTGGGCATGGGGGTGAAGGTCGCCACGCTTCCGGTCATCGCGCTGGGCGTCGGCATCGGCATCGACTACGCGCTTTACATCCTCTCGGTCACGCTGGCGCAGATCCGTGCGGGCAAAAGCCTTTCGGAGGCCTACTACAGCGCGCTGCTGTTCACCGGCAAAGTGGTGATGCTGACCGGCTTCACCCTGGCCATCGGCGTCATTACCTGGGTGTTCAGCCCGATCAAGTTCCAGGCGGACATGGGGCTGCTGCTCGCGTTCATGTTCGTCTGGAACATGTTGGGTGCCCTGATTCTGGTTCCGGCTCTGGCCCACTTTCTTCTTGACCCAGCGCGCCGTAAGGCTTCGACCTTGACCCACACTCCACAGACATGCCCTAACGCAGTTGCAACCTATACCACCCCCGGCATCCGGACATAA